AGATTGAACTTGAAAAATATACAGACAGGGAAAAGTGACGGAGGAGAATTGGAGGAATGACAATGATTGAACATAACAATCTTGAAGAATATCAGGATCCGGTAAATTACGATCTTGAGTTCGGCGGTGAAGAGGACAAATATGAGTTCTACCTTGAGCTTGCCAGATCGAATCCCGGGGAAGTGCTGGAGCTGGCTTGCGGTACAGGCTTAACAACAATCCCGCTGGCGAAAGCCGGCATTAAGATGACGGGGGTAGATATCTCTTCAGCGATGCTGGCCCATGCGCGGCTGAAGGCGGAAGGGTTGCCGGTTACTTTCATAGAAAGTGATGCCCGGACCTTTGAATCGGACAAGCGGTTTGCGATGATCTATTTGACCGGGAATGCCTTTCAGGCATTTTTAAGTGATCAAGACCAGATCGGGTTACTGGCGACCGTTTACAGGCATCTGCAGCCCGGCGGAATCTTTGCCTTCGAGACCCGTAATCCCAAGGGCACGGAGTTAGCTGATGAAGAGGAGACCGGGTGGGGATCGTTCATAGATAAGGACGGGAATAACGTCAAGGTGTCAGGCACTCAATGCTATGATGCCAGCCGGCAGATCATGCATTGGGTAACTTTTCGGGATTGGGGGAATAAGCGGACCACCTCACGGATTTCTTGCCGGTTTACGGATCAGGATACGCTGCATTCTGTATTAACCCGTCAGGGCTTCCGCATCGAGCATCAATATGCGGACTGGCATAAAACACCCTTCACTCCGACAGCTTCATCAATCATTAGCGTTTGCCGCAAATGATCCAACTATTTCACACTGTAACGATACCGGAAATAGTTGGATTTTGTACACTTGCTGATGGACGATGGGACCCTGCGGCGGAAGCAGTTGTATAAACAGCACTTAAATTCTCCGATTTCAACCCAAGCAGCGAAAACGCACAATAGCAGATGTACTTTATCCACTTGCTTCCGTACATCCCCCGGAAATGGGCAAATTAAGATACGTTTTTCCACTTGTGATCCTGAGTGGGACGGGTGCAACGACGAAACGCCCGGCGAAAGCGCACGGTGAAGCTCGCCGCGAAGCGCCCGGCGAAAGCGCATGGAGAAGCTCGCCGCGAAACGCTCAGCGAAAGCGCATGGAGAAGCTCGGCGAGAAACGCTCAGCGAAAGCGCATGGTGAAGCTCGCCGCGAAGCGCCCGGCGAAAGCGCATGGCGACGCTCCCAGCGAAACGCATGGCGACGCCCTCGCCTATCCCCCGCTGAACATCCGGGCAATGCCCCGGAAGGTATAGGCGAGCACATGCTCCGCCTTGCGGACCGTCAGGGCGGGGGAGCATGACCTCTGCAAGCGGTCCAGCAAGGCAGGACCGAACAGGTCATGGCTTTTGGAGATTTGCCCGCCCAGCATGATGAAGTCCGGCCGGTAGCCGTCCACGTAAGGCTGGAGCATCTCCCCGAGCCGGGCTCCGAATTCGGCGAATACTCCGTGCGCGGCAGCATTCCCCTCTCTGGCTTCAAGAGCAAGCTCCTTCACATCCAACTCTGCTCCCAGAATCCCCGCCTCCCCAAGCCCTGCTTCACGTGCCAGCTTCAGGATGCCTCTGCGGGAGAACCAATCATCCGCCCTGCCGTCAAGATAAGGCTGGTCATACAGCCAGCCGTTCGGCGGGATGCCCGGACCGTATTCCATGATCCGCGAGCTGTCGATGAAGGCGGAGCCGAGCCCGGTTCCGAGCGTCAAGGCCATGAACCGCTCGCGCGGGAATTCCGCGCTGACTCCCAGCGCAAACAGGCGGGCGTCATTCTCGAAGCGGATATCCATGTCTGGCAGCGGGCCGGACTCCCCGGAGCTGCCAGCGGGCCAGCGTGCGCGTAAGGCTTGGCCCAGATTCAGCCCGTAGATCGCCTCGAATTTGCCAAGCCCCCGGATCAGACAGATCCCCTGCCTGTAATCGAACGGGCCGGGAAAAGCCATCCCGATATGATAGCGGCAGTCCGTTACAGCGTCCCGGTACCTATGCTGATACAGATCGTACTGGGCCTGAAAGATAGACATGAAATGGTCAAGGATCGTCTCCCGGTCCCGGTCAGCCAGGGCGGGGAATTCCATGTCACTGCCTTGCAGCGGAAGGCCGTCCTCCAGCACACAGGTCTTAATAAAGGTTCCGCCCACATCCAGCGCGAGTACAATATCACGGCTCAAGGAGACTCACATCCCATGCTGCGGAGACACCGGCCTTGATCAGCTTGCAGGGGCCGGAACCGGTATTGACGATGGTGTATTCCCCTAGTACAGCCGGGAGAATATACGATTCCGCATAATGCAGCTCCACAAACACCGCCTCGTCCGCAGCAGACACAATCCGTACCGCCTCTCCTTCAACGAGGTTATACATGGTCATTTCGCCGCGTGTATCGTCTTTCCAGGTATCCTTCAGGTGAACACGGTGGACATAGAACAGCAGATCGCTGCGCTGTCCCAGCACATACTCTTCATTCTCCCCTTGCTGCTGCACAAGCACCGGCGAAGGCATGAGCTGCTCTTCAACCCGGGCAGTCTTCTGCGTGAAGTCAATATTGTCGAAGGCGAAGTCGATGTTGATCGGCCGGGGTTTGCCGTCCAGATCCTTGCGCAGAAAATCATAGATTTTGAAGGTGAACCACCAGGTGGTAGAGGAGATCTCCAGCACCAGATTGTCTTTGCCTGCGGAATGAACGGTTCCGGGCGGGATCAGGTACAGCTCGCCCTTCCGGGACTCATAACGGTTGACATAATCGGTCAGCGGCAGCGGAATGCCTGTCTCCTGGGCCTTCTGCACCTCATGGCGGAACTGCTCCGGTGTGCAGTCTTCAGTCAGTCCGAGATAGACCCCGGAATCCCCCTGCTGCTCCATGATGTAATACGATTCCTGCTGGGCCATGAATTCATTGAACCGGCTGCGGATATAGTCCTGGGTAGGGTGGACCTGACAGGAGAGATTGTCTCCGTCCATCGTGTCCAGATAGTTGAAGCGGATCGGGAAATAATCTCCGAATAAGCCGGTCAGACGTTCCCCCAGAATCGCCGGATGCTCCTGCTGCATGACCAGCAGAAACGGAATTTCCATCTCTTTGCCTTCATACCCTACAAGGATGGAATTCTCGGGGGCAATCGGCTCGAAGCTCCAGGCACAGTTCACCCAATCCTCCGGCAGATCAGCCAGCTGTTTGAGGAATTGCCCGCCCCACACCCCCGGTGCATAAAAAGGCTTCACCCGCAGCGGCGCCCCGGCAATATCTGAGATCATCCGGCGCAGGGACGGCACGGCAGTCATGACCGGCTGCTTCGGCTGATTCAGGTCGAGGTAGTAGTCCATTTGATCCAGGATTTGTTTACGGTAGGTTTCGAGAATGGGCCATTCCACGAACAGGGCGATTTTATATTTCTCCACGGCATCCCGGTTCCAGTTAAGGCCGAAACTCAGCAACTCCTGCCGGTGGCCGGCCTGCTGGTATTCACGCGAGACATCCAGATATAAGGACAGATCGAACCGCCCCTCTCCAAGCCAGTAGGCCCCCGGGCCAAAAACCAGACAGAATGCAGCCGAGTCCGTACCCGACTCCATCTCATCCAGCCTGCGGGCGGCTTCTTCCCTGGCCCCGTCCCGGAAATAATCCTCTATACTTCCGTCAGTGAAATAGCCGAAGGCGCGGTTATCCGTAATATTGGCGGCAAAAAATTCCCGCAGCTCTTCGCCTGACTTGAGATAGCTGCCCGAACCGATGAGGGACACGGAATGACCCGCTTGCTCGAGCGCCTCCATTGTTTTTTGCAGAACAGTTTGAAACGGGGCACCGTGGGTTCCGTCCAAGGCAACATACAGCTTGCCGCTTCCCTTCCCGCTGGCGAGCTGAAGCAGGGTAGCGGTAATCGCTGAATAGCCTTCCCGGAGCACTGCGGGAGGAGCAGCCGAGGGTATGTCATCCTGAGGAACAGGAATGGGGCTGCGTACAAGGTTGACTGGTCGTTTAACAAACATGGGGAACTCACTCCTTCTAAGGGTTTACAACCATTGTAAGGAGTCCTTGCGGGATTATCTTTGAATACGGCGTCTGATTTTTTGTACAATCCGGACATTTGCTGATGATTAGCTCTGGTTCTGTCTTCCGTCTGCAAATTGCGATCTGCGGAACCGGGCGGGGGAGACACCAAGCTGTTTGGTGAATACGCGGGTGAAATAGTGCACAGACTCGAAGCCGCAGCGCTCGGCGATGTCTTTGATGGGCAAGTCGGTGTGCAGCAGCCAATCCTTGGCTTGTTGGATTCTTCGTTCCTGAATATAATGGACGAAAGTCTGGCCCAGGCATGCCTGGAAGATCCTCGACAGATGGCGTGGAGAGATATCCAGTTCCAGGGCTACCTGGGCCATATGCAGCGGGGAGGACAGATTGTCGCGGATATAGCGCCTGGCCCGCTCCAAATGGCGGTGCTCCCCGCTGTCCTCCTTCATCGCCCCGGCCTGCAGATGGGGTTCGGGGGAGAACGCCTGCGGGAAGGAATGCAGCAGAGCAAGCGCCAGATGGTTCATCGGCAGCCGGGACACCGCCGCTTCGCTCTCGGCCAGGCTGAAGAGGGTCCGCCAGATTCGGGCAGAGAGTGCGGCAGCTTCTTGCGGGGCTATGGCCTGCCCTCCGGCGGCGAGTTCCTGAAACGGCTTGCGGCCGTCCGCAGAGCTTAAGGCTTCGTCGATTTCAAAGGCAATGAAGAACAGGACCAGCCCCTGCTCACTAAGGATCTGGTGCCAGATGCCCGGACGCGAGCAGAACAGGGTCCCCGGCTCCAGGGGGAAGAGCACATCGTCATCCTGGTAAGAGCCGGTGCCTTGCTGGACATAACAGACTTCAAAAAAAGAATGGCGGTGCAGGGAATTATTATAATGATTCGGCATGAAGCCCCAGTAATGAATATGAAATGAGGTTTGTCCGTCACTGATATTTGAGATATGCTGATTCAAAAGTGCATTGGCTTTGCGGTACGCCAGGCGCATGGCGGGACCTCCTCATGGTGTAGGCTTCAATGAAATGATAACGTTTGCTTATGATTCTATCAGACATCAGGAGGGAACTCTATGTTTACCATATTGATCGTGGATGATGAGAAAATTGAACGGGACGGCATCCGGGGGCTGATCGCTGACATGAACTACGAGCTGCGGGTTGCCGAAGCGGAGAACGGGGAGAAGGCGCTGGAGTATCTTCGTCTGAACCCGGTGGACATCCTGCTCACAGATATCAAAATGCCCTTCATGGGCGGACTGGAGCTGGCTGAGCAGGCAAGCCTGGCGCAGCCCTCCCTGGAAATTATTATCTACAGTGCTTACGGGGAATTTGACTATGCCCGCCGGGCGCTCTATACCAATGCTTCCAGTTATCTGCTGAAGCCGATTGATATCGAGGAGTTCGCCGGGGTGATGTCAGGCGTGATACAGAAATGCGCAGATAAGGCCACCCAGCAGCGCCGCACTGCAGAGATGATGCAGGGGTATCAAAAGGGCCTGGAGTATGAAAGGGAGAAGTGGCTGACCGATGTACTGAACGGGGTTCAGGTGATCGCGGATGATGCCGCTCTGCCGTTCGGAGGGCAGCCGGCCGCTCTGCTGC
This genomic interval from Paenibacillus sp. FSL H8-0332 contains the following:
- a CDS encoding class I SAM-dependent methyltransferase: MTMIEHNNLEEYQDPVNYDLEFGGEEDKYEFYLELARSNPGEVLELACGTGLTTIPLAKAGIKMTGVDISSAMLAHARLKAEGLPVTFIESDARTFESDKRFAMIYLTGNAFQAFLSDQDQIGLLATVYRHLQPGGIFAFETRNPKGTELADEEETGWGSFIDKDGNNVKVSGTQCYDASRQIMHWVTFRDWGNKRTTSRISCRFTDQDTLHSVLTRQGFRIEHQYADWHKTPFTPTASSIISVCRK
- a CDS encoding ROK family protein; its protein translation is MSRDIVLALDVGGTFIKTCVLEDGLPLQGSDMEFPALADRDRETILDHFMSIFQAQYDLYQHRYRDAVTDCRYHIGMAFPGPFDYRQGICLIRGLGKFEAIYGLNLGQALRARWPAGSSGESGPLPDMDIRFENDARLFALGVSAEFPRERFMALTLGTGLGSAFIDSSRIMEYGPGIPPNGWLYDQPYLDGRADDWFSRRGILKLAREAGLGEAGILGAELDVKELALEAREGNAAAHGVFAEFGARLGEMLQPYVDGYRPDFIMLGGQISKSHDLFGPALLDRLQRSCSPALTVRKAEHVLAYTFRGIARMFSGG
- a CDS encoding class I mannose-6-phosphate isomerase encodes the protein MFVKRPVNLVRSPIPVPQDDIPSAAPPAVLREGYSAITATLLQLASGKGSGKLYVALDGTHGAPFQTVLQKTMEALEQAGHSVSLIGSGSYLKSGEELREFFAANITDNRAFGYFTDGSIEDYFRDGAREEAARRLDEMESGTDSAAFCLVFGPGAYWLGEGRFDLSLYLDVSREYQQAGHRQELLSFGLNWNRDAVEKYKIALFVEWPILETYRKQILDQMDYYLDLNQPKQPVMTAVPSLRRMISDIAGAPLRVKPFYAPGVWGGQFLKQLADLPEDWVNCAWSFEPIAPENSILVGYEGKEMEIPFLLVMQQEHPAILGERLTGLFGDYFPIRFNYLDTMDGDNLSCQVHPTQDYIRSRFNEFMAQQESYYIMEQQGDSGVYLGLTEDCTPEQFRHEVQKAQETGIPLPLTDYVNRYESRKGELYLIPPGTVHSAGKDNLVLEISSTTWWFTFKIYDFLRKDLDGKPRPINIDFAFDNIDFTQKTARVEEQLMPSPVLVQQQGENEEYVLGQRSDLLFYVHRVHLKDTWKDDTRGEMTMYNLVEGEAVRIVSAADEAVFVELHYAESYILPAVLGEYTIVNTGSGPCKLIKAGVSAAWDVSLLEP
- a CDS encoding AraC family transcriptional regulator, which codes for MRLAYRKANALLNQHISNISDGQTSFHIHYWGFMPNHYNNSLHRHSFFEVCYVQQGTGSYQDDDVLFPLEPGTLFCSRPGIWHQILSEQGLVLFFIAFEIDEALSSADGRKPFQELAAGGQAIAPQEAAALSARIWRTLFSLAESEAAVSRLPMNHLALALLHSFPQAFSPEPHLQAGAMKEDSGEHRHLERARRYIRDNLSSPLHMAQVALELDISPRHLSRIFQACLGQTFVHYIQERRIQQAKDWLLHTDLPIKDIAERCGFESVHYFTRVFTKQLGVSPARFRRSQFADGRQNQS